One region of Primulina tabacum isolate GXHZ01 chromosome 17, ASM2559414v2, whole genome shotgun sequence genomic DNA includes:
- the LOC142531452 gene encoding LOW QUALITY PROTEIN: uncharacterized protein LOC142531452 (The sequence of the model RefSeq protein was modified relative to this genomic sequence to represent the inferred CDS: deleted 1 base in 1 codon), whose translation MDTLLCDELLQEIFHRLRPPSFAAVSLVSKRWRRLLRSSTTSLSLYLPPPYDPTTVASFSSFLSQHPFLTNLSIATSPLAGVGDNLLFSISAACPKLRKLRYLTNPLSPFSLVVISTSCAHLSSISVALSRPLCFHWLRCFSGLKCLSLFFTSPVSVLDSYGVEEKIDAFDAELGLENLSLSGIVSEDLSLGLLWRNCKNIKKLQLQSCASLGDYASVSGFVKILKGLQELELRACRSIVDGVLLKVAEHCVSLDSLLIYDGGSQEGIIQFINQSKCNLKRLELRLPLDLDNTHLIALAENLNFRGLTSLRLENCCLVTGDGLKVFAKTIGVKLEELALINCDVVERESGLLTALGQYLKRLRKLDLSFNEMMVDKELTLMLASCNFLIELKLRGCRGLTEKSVASMVRSCKNLQSVDITYCGIEMEGVELLVLKSKRLRQLEVEQNKLSDTARIVASSKFIEVVCLD comes from the exons ATGGACACTCTTCTATGCGATGAGCTTCTACAGGAAATCTTCCACCGCTTACGGCCGCCGTCGTTCGCCGCTGTATCCCTTGTCTCTAAGAGGTGGCGCCGCCTCCTACGTTCTTCTACCACCTCTCTTTCGCTCTATCTTCCCCCTCCATATGACCCCACCACCGTCGCTTCTTTCTCGTCCTTTCTTTCCCAGCACCCTTTTCTCACTAATCTTTCTATCGCCACCTCGCCACTTGCCGGAGTTGGCGACAACCTCTTGTTCTCCATCTCTGCTGCTTGCCCCAAGCTGCGCAAGCTCCGCTACTTGACCAATCCACTCTCACCCTTCTCTTTGGTTGTTATCTCGACTTCTTGTGCTCATCTTTCTTCTATTTCCGTCGCTCTCTCCAGACCCCTTTGTTTTCATTGGCTTCGTTGTTTCAGTGGTCTGAAATGCCTCTCCCTATTTTTCACGAGCCCTGTGTCGGTGCTGGATTCTTATGGGGTTGAAGAAAAAATCGATGCTTTTGATGCGGAGCTCGGTTTGGAGAATCTATCTTTATCTGGAATTGTGTCCGAGGATCTTAGCCTTGGGTTGCTCTGGAGAAACTGCAAGAACATTAAGAAACTGCAGCTCCAGAGCTGTGCGAGTTTGGGAGACTACGCTTCCGTTTCGGGTTTTGTGAAAATCTTGAAGGGTCTCCAGGAACTGGAGTTGAGGGCTTGTAGGAGTATAGTTGATGGGGTATTGCTGAAAGTGGCAGAGCATTGTGTTTCTTTGGACTCTCTGCTGATTTATGATGGTGGCAGCCAAGAGGGTATTATTCAATTTATTAATCAAAGCAAATGCAACTTGAAAAGACTTGAATTAAGATTGCCTCTTGATCTTGATAATACTCATTTGATTGCTTTGGCTGAGAATTTGAATTTCAGGGGTTTGACAAGTTTGAGGTTGGAAAATTGCTGTCTTGTTACTGGGGATGGGTTGAAAGTTTTTGCGAAG ACAATAGGTGTTAAGCTTGAGGAGCTCGCTTTGATAAATTGCGATGTGGTGGAGAGAGAATCTGGTTTATTGACCGCTTTAGGACAGTATTTAAAGAGACTGAGGAAGTTGGATTTATCTTTTAACGAAATGATGGTCGATAAGGAGCTAACTCTGATGCTCGCTTCATGTAATTTCTTGATTGAATTGAAACTTAGAGGCTGCCGTGGATTGACCGAGAAATCTGTGGCCTCAATGGTTAGGAGCTGTAAGAACTTGCAGAGTGTTGATATAACTTACTGTGGAATTGAAATGGAGGGAGTTGAGTTACTCGTGCTAAAATCTAAGCGTTTAAGACAACTGGAAGTGGAGCAGAACAAACTTTCCGATACCGCCAGGATAGTAGCATCTAGTAAATTTATTGAGGTTGTGTGTCTCGATTGA
- the LOC142531179 gene encoding uncharacterized protein LOC142531179, with the protein MHRLYGVPDEDLIIKPRYLMTFTVGLEQKMNIDAAVKKLTENFTILLFHYDDRTSEWEEFEWSKRAIHVSVRKQTKWWYAKRFLHPDIVAPYDYIFIWDEDLGVENFGFEEYINLVKKHDLDISQPGLSPDSGMTWEMTRKRNDTEVHKDAEEKQDWCREGLPPCAAFVEIMAPVFSREAWRCVWHMIQNDLVHGWGLDFALRKCVEPAREKMGVVDSQWIVHQTIPSLGNQGEAKNGKTPWEGVRERCRNEWTMFQDRLSAAEEAYYKEMGIDPHNSTAR; encoded by the exons ATGCACAGATTGTATGGTGTTCCTGACGAG GATTTGATCATAAAACCGAGGTATCTAATGACCTTTACTGTTGGATTGGAgcagaaaatgaatattgatgCTGCGGTGAAGAAG TTGACAGAAAACTTCACAATTTTGTTATTTCACTATGATGATCGGACAAGTGAATGGGAAGAATTCGAGTGGTCGAAAAGAGCCATCCACGTGAGTGTGCGGAAGCAGACTAAATG GTGGTATGCAAAGCGCTTTTTGCACCCGGATATAGTGGCACCATacgattatatttttatatgggATGAAGATTTAGGCGTGGAGAATTTTGGCTTTGAGGA ATATATAAACCTTGTGAAGAAGCATGATTTGGATATTTCGCAACCCGGTTTATCCCCAGATAGTGGAATGACATGGGAGATGACGCGAAAACGAAATGACACTGAAGTTCACAA AGATGCAGAGGAAAAGCAAGACTGGTGCAGAGAGGGTTTACCGCCATGTGCAGC ATTTGTCGAGATCATGGCACCGGTGTTTTCTCGTGAAGCATGGCGCTGTGTCTGGCATATGATTCAG AATGACTTAGTCCATGGATGGGGGCTTGATTTTGCGCTTAGGAAATGTGTGGAG CCGGCTCGTGAAAAGATGGGAGTCGTGGATTCTCAGTGGATCGTGCACCAAACCATTCCTTCACTTGGAAATCAG GGTGAGGCCAAGAATGGCAAGACACCATGGGAAGGG GTACGTGAGAGGTGTAGAAACGAATGGACAATGTTTCAAGACCGTCTTTCGGCTGCAGAAGAAGCCTACTACAAGGAAATGGGAATTGATCCACACAACTCTACGGCTAGATAG
- the LOC142531477 gene encoding LOW QUALITY PROTEIN: E3 ubiquitin-protein ligase RGLG2-like (The sequence of the model RefSeq protein was modified relative to this genomic sequence to represent the inferred CDS: deleted 2 bases in 2 codons) translates to MGNKSSSPRDMGSWRRSSFSSSPQASHSQYARNYPVQHPYPEEQGHVTPNHHYAPTQGHVTPSQLHAPQKKFERRYSRIADNYNSLEEVTEALAHAGLESSNLIVGIDFTKSNEWTGKRSYHGRSLHYIGSGLNPYEQAIFIIGKTLAAFDDDNLIPCFGFGDASTHDRDVFGFYPDGRPCSGFEEVLSRYKEIVPNLKLSGPTSFAPIIEMAMTIVEQSGGQYHVLLIIADGQVTRSVDTEGGQLSPQEQRTVEAISQASKLPLSIVLVGVGDGPWDMMKEFDDNIPARDFDNFQFVNFTEIMSKNVHQSRKETEFALSALMEIPSQYKATMELNLLGTRRGNTPQRIALPPRVYGAASGSHSIPSRVTSFQESTNSYYNQNHVFGSKVPLAPSSTSENQICPICLSNSKDMAFGCGHQTCCECGIDLELCPICRSSIQTRIKLY, encoded by the exons ATGGGAAATAAAAGCTCGAGTCCTAGGGATATGGGAAGTTGGAGGCGATCTTCGTTTAGTTCCTCTCCACAAGCGTCGCATTCGCAATATGCTCGAAATTACCCTGTGCAGCATCCTTATCCAGAAGAGCAAGGGCATGTGACACCGAATCATCACTATGCCCCGACTCAAGGTCATGTCACTCCATCTCAATTGCACGCACCA CAGAAGAAGTTCGAGAGGAGGTATTCAAGGATCGCCGATAACTATAATTCGTTAGAGGAG GTGACTGAAGCTCTTGCACATGCTGGCCTCGAGTCCTCCAACTTAATTGTTGGAATCGATTTTACTAAGAGCAACGAGTGGACAG GCAAGAGGTCATATCATGGTCGAAGCTTGCATTATATTGGAAGTGGTTTGAATCCCTATGAACAAGCAATATTTATTATCGGAAAAACCTTGGCTGCTTTTGATGATGACAACTTGATTCCCTGTTTCGGATTTGGAGATG CATCAACCCATGATCGCGATGTTTTCGGTTTCTACCCAGACGGTAGACCTTGCAGTGGATTTGAGGAAGTTTTAAGCCGGTATAAAGAGATTGTTCCTAATCTGAAACTCTCAG GTCCAACATCATTCGCACCCATTATCGAAATGGCCATGACTATTGTTGAGCAAAGTGGAGGCCAATATCACGTTTTACTGATTATTGCGGATGGACAG GTTACCAGAAGTGTTGATACGGAAGGCGGTCAGTTAAGTCCTCAGGAGCAGAGAACTGTAGAAGCAATTTCTCAAGCGAG CAAATTGCCTTTGTCTATCGTTTTGGTTGGAGTTGGAGACGGACCTTGGGACATGATGAAGGAATTCGATGACAACATCCCTGCTCGGGATTTTGATAATTTCCAG TTTGTCAATTTTACGGAAATTATGTCCAAAAATGTGCATCAATCCCGAAAAGAGACTGAATTTGCTCTTTCAGCATTGATGGAAATTCCATCTCAATATAAAGCAACCATGGAGCTCAACTTGTTGGG TACACGGAGAGGAAATACGCCTCAG AGAATTGCTCTTCCACCTCGTGTCTACGGTGCAGCCTCTGGTAGCCATTCAATACCCTCTCGTGTCACTAGTTTTCAGGAAAGCACAAATTCATATTACAACCAGAATCATGTTTTTGGCAGTAAGGTTCCTTTAGCCCCGAGCTCTACATCTGAAAACCAG ATTTGTCCTATTTGCCTAAGCAACTCAAAAGATATGGCTTTCGGTTGTGGACATCAG ACGTGCTGCGAGTGTGGAATAGACCTTGAACTGTGCCCGATTTGTCGAAGTTCTATCCAGACTAGAATAAAGCTCTACTGA